ACGTAAAGCGTGGGAGTTTAATCTCGGGGATTCCACAGAGTTTCCGACCTACGAAGAATTCGATACGTTTTTAGAGAAAAGAATCCGGGCGTTAGAAGCGTTGCCAACAAGTAAACGCGAGAAACCAAACGAGTCAGATAAAGTCAAACACCTTAAATCGAAACCATTATCAATTAATTCTACCACAACGTACAAGATTTTATGCGCAGTGTGTAAACAAAATCATTTACTTTATCAATGTCCAACCTTTTTAGCGAAAACACCATCCGAGCGgtacaatattttaaaacaacaaaaacgATGCGTGAACTGCTTCTCGGTCAAACACGCAGCAGTGCAATGCACGAGTACTCATCATTGCAAGGAGTGTCAACAGAAGCACCACACGTTGCTGCATTTTCGAACCAGCAACGAAGCCCGCGCCACACCACAAGGAACAAGTTCTAACACTTCGGAAGAAGGAGTAGAGATAAGTTCTAATTTCGCATTTAAATCACCTATTCACACTAGAATACTCCTTTCAACAGCAAGGGTACGAGTGCATTCACTAGCAGGTCGGTGCGTCATTGCAAGAGCGTTGCTCGACCAAGGATCAGCGGCAACGCTCATTTCCGAACATCTAGCGCAATCACTTCGCCTCGAACGAGTACGACGAACCACCCAGATCACTGGAATTGGCGAAATTCAATCAGTCGCACGCCATGTCGCCGACATTCTCATCACCCCTGCGACGAAAAACGAGCCTGCATATTCGACAACCGCGATTGTCATGACCGCATTAACGAGGTACGTTCCATCGCGAAATAATTCAATCGCTACTCTCTCTCACCTTTCAGGGTTGAAGCTAGCAGACGAGGACCCCATGAGCTCTGATCCCATTGATCTTATAATCGGAGCGGATATTTATGGACAGCTTTTGTTGCACGAGGTAAGGCAGGGCTCAGCATGTACACCTACAGCCCAACACACAACCCTGGGTTGAATCTTATCCGGTCCTCTTCCGGCCGAATTTCCTATGTCCTCAGTCAATATCCACCACATCTCGCTTCTCGAAGCTCTCGATCAAAATCTCAAGCGTTTCTGGGAACTCGAGGACCTTCCTGGCAAGGTTATGTTGACACCTGAGGAACAAAAATGCGAAAGTCATTTCAGAGAAACGCATACGCGGACACCCGAGGGCCGCTATGTTGTGCGGTTACCATTCAAAACCGACCCACCCATTGAATTAGGCGAATCGCGATTAGGAGCATTAAGAAGTCTTCGTTCACAAGAAAATCGTCTTCATCAGAACCAAACCACTTATCAGGAATATTGCAATTTCCTCTCCGAGTATGAGTCTCTTGGCCATATGAGAGAGATCAATCAGGCTCACATTACATCCAATAATCCAACTTATTATATTCCTCATCATGCCGTATTTCGAAGCACAAGTGCAACCACGCGTCTGCGTGTTGTGTTTAACGCATCTAGGCGCACCTCCAATGGGAAATCCTTAAATGACCACCTGCTGAGTGGACCAAAATTGCAAAAGGATCTAGCTGCGATCCTTGGCCGTTGGCGCCAATTTCAATACGTGTATACAACCGACATTGCCAAAATGTACCGGCAAATCCTAATCGATTCGAGAGATAGAGATTTTCAACGCATACTGTGGCGTAACGATCAAACCGACCCGGTGAAAGAATATCAACTTCTTACAGTCACCTACGGGACCACTTCAGCCCCATACTTAGCACTGCGATTTCTCCAACAATTAAATCAAGACGCGGGCTTCAATTATCCAGACGCTAGCTACGTCCTCAATAATCAAGCCTATGTCGATGATTTCCTCTTCGGGGGTGACTCCATTCAGTCGTTGCGTCACATACGAAACCAAACAATAGAGCTCCTCAAAAGGGGTGGCTTTTCCTTAAGAAAGTGGGCAAGTAACGACTCCACTTTACTATCAGATATCGATCCAACTGATCACGGTCTCGCTCTAAGTAAATCGTTGAATGCAACCGAAACAGTTTCAGTCTTAGGATTGATCTGGAACCCCGCGTTAGATTCCTTTTCAGTTCCAAGTTCCAATTCAAACCAACTTCGGATCTACCAAACGAACAATCCTGTCTGcgattacaaaaattttcgatcCCATGGGATGGATCGCCCCAGTTGTAATATCAATAAAGATTCTCATCCAAAGGCTATGGTCTCTGAACTGCGGATGGGACGAAGTTGTCCCCCCGGAAAGCCTCATAAAATGGCAGGAATTCTGTCAGCAACTTCAGGAGTTAGAAAATATTTCGATTCCCCGAAAAATCTCAAATAAAGTCAGAATCAAACAGAGTCTTCATGGTTTCTCCGACGCCTCAACCACAGCATATTCCGCAGCCGTTTATTCGAGGAGCATCCTCCAGGATGGCACAGTATGTGTCACTCTTGTGATGGCCAAATCTAGAGTTGCACCAGTCAAAAGTGTAAGCGTTCCACGACTCGAACTATGTGGGGCGTTACTCCTTGCTCGCCTCTTAAAATTTATCCAAACCGCACTGAACGAGCAGTCAATAGCTTGTCACTGTTGGTGTTCGgacgcggttgagaacctttgtcgatcgagggaggtttacgatcttaagaggcccagcgcgttcgtcgccggaaatagccctttgattcgaaggacgagtcaaggcagggcctttgtctatcggttttcgctcggttcggtcccatgtgcaagtaataaacgacctaacggtttcgttgcccctcgtgcgtcatcgataggaagaaagaaagaaaggacattTTCAAATGCCACCCCTCTTATGCTAGAATTTTCAGGCGATTTCCGGGTATTTTTGCTTGCCTTTTTTTAGTCAGTCAGCTTGAAGATTTCGGGCAGTTCGGATCGCGGTCGTAATATGGTTAGTTCGCGAGTGCAAGAGCCGAATCTCTTTCGATTaatcggatgtcgttcggatgtgactattgcggtcacaccgacgacccgtagggttggttacatcacgtaaccaccctggttactcggatgtcgttcggatgtgactattgcagtcacaccgacgacccgtagggttggttacatcacgtaaccaccctgaataCACATATTACAATTACATACAAGATATCCgtggtcgtgacgacgacccggTAGAGTGGTTACTTCCTGTAATCACTCTGATTCGATACTATTGTTCAATACAAAACGACACGATAGGGTTGGTTATTCCACATAACCACCCTCATTACACAGTACAAAATACACGCTTCATATGtgattattctaatttaaatacgATATAAGATAACGTTACATGCGATCGCTCGCACCTCGCTTCAATTCGCTTTttatctttaatatattttaagaatcaggggtttttatgccgtatggcttttccccttcgtttttgagagccaataaaatcaaacgtttttggctcaattattattaaatttatttatgaacctaCCTCATTCCTTATCATAATCTGAAATACGGGacttctccatgttggagaggttTCGACGCTACAGTTGGACTGACTCCAGTATTACGTTGACATGGGTAAGCCAGTCACCCTCCCGTTGGAAAACATTTGTCGCGAATAGGGTTTCAAAAATACAAGAACTGATTCCAAACGCCCACTGGCATCATGTTTCAACGGACGACAATCCGGCAGATTGCGCGTCTCGTGGAATTtcaattgaacaattaaaaactCACCGATTATGGTGGTGCGGTCCCTCGTGGTTAAGGGAAGACCAAACTGCTTGGCCGCGATCCTTTCCTCAGTCAACTCCTGATGCCCCACTGGAGGAAAGAACGCATGACGTCACCTGCATGGCTGTTCAGGCAATAACCTGGGACTTAGCTCACCGTTACTCTTCCTGGCCGAAACTTCTTCGAGTCACTGCAATGATTCAAATCTTTATACGAAAGCTCCGAACACGAACAGAACAAAAAGGCTTCTGTACTCAAACCAACCCAAATTTATCAATCAAATCTACACCAGCTATTCTGGCCCCAGATGACGTTCGACAAGCAGAACTCCTTTGGCTGAGACAAATGCAGCAGGAGATGTTCCCCGAAGAGCTCAAAACGCTTGTTTCATCTAGAACCGTAAAGAAATCGAGTTCAATTCGAACTCTAGCTCCATACATAGATGCGAACGGCTTAATCCGTGCCAAAGAGCGACTCGCACATTCGCAACTACCTGGAGAAGCTAAAACTCCTATCATTCTCCGCTCTCACCCTCTCCTAACACTCATAATTGAACATACACATCGTAAATTGCTACATGCAGGGCCTCAGCTTACCTTAGCTTGCTTACGTAACCAGTATTGGATCGTGCATTCAAGAACAACAGTAAGAGCTGTTCTCTACAAATGTGTTCCATGTACACGTGAACGAGCCACCGTGCCTCACGAGCTCATGGGGGACTTGCCAGCACCTCGCGTAAATCAGGTGGAACGTGCATTCATTCACACCGGGGTCGACTACGCAGGCCCGATCCAAGTTCGAACGACACCAGGCCGTGAACACAAATCTACGAAAGCATATATCGCAGTCTTTATATGTCTTACCATTAAAGCAATTCACATTGAACTCGTGAGCGATTACAGCTCGTCGGCATTCCTAGCAGCTTACCAAAGATTTGTGTCTCGGCGAGGTCTTCCTGCGGCGATGTATTCGGACAACGGTACGACATTTCAAGGCGCGAATCGTGAACTCGCGTCCGCGTACCATTCTGCAATTCAAAACTCGGACCTCAGGAACCATCTAGCGTCGAGCGGCGTTGCATGGCACTTCATGCCCCCGAATGCACCTCATTTTGGAGGTTTGTGGGAGGCCGCCGTAAAAAGCCTAAAACATCACATGAAACGCACTATAGGGTCTTATACTTTAACCTTCGAAGAGTTGTCTACATTATTGTGTCGCATAGAAGCGTGTTTGAACTCACGACCATTAGCACCAATGTCCGAGTGCATTGATGACTGTCAAGCGTTGACACCAGGCCATTTCTTAATCGGGACACCTCTTGTTGCACCACCAGAACCAAGTGTACTCGATCTGAGGGACAACAGGCTATCTCGTTGGCAACTCATTCAAAAATTAACCGAAATATTCTGGAAATCGTGGCAAAACGATTACTTACATACGTTGCATCAGCGTCCAAAATGGCAGATTGTGAAAAAACTGTTAAAGGTCGGCCAACTAGTCTTGATCCGAAATCCGAATCGACCTCCCAGCAAATGGGAACTCGGACGTATAACCGCATGCCATCCCGGCGAAGATGGCCTCGTACGCGTCGTCACAGTAAAAACAGCACGATCCGAATACAAACGTCCGATATCAAGGCTCTGCTTCCTACCGATTCCTATCAATGGCGAGACAAACAATACGACGTAGTAAAAGCAACTGCGTAGTAGAACCATACAGTACTGCATGTCATTTGTAACCAACTTCAGACTAAAGTAATATTGCGTGTGATTAGGTTAAGATAACTGTACTTACCCGTGCGTCAATTTTTCGCTCGAAACAAAAGGATGGCACATGCAAGCGTTCATTCACCAAACCACAAAGTGCAATCGTCTCTCTCTGTTGAATGTACCCATTCAACAGGGGGGCGGTATGTTACGGATAAAGTAGGGATCCTCCTAGGGATCTACGCGAACCGTCGATAACGCTCATCTATAATACGCTCATGCGCACTCGCGTCACGTGCGCTAGAAAATCGATCGCACTCCAAACGTTCATTCGTTCGTTAACGAGCACCTCAATCACACCAAACCGTTTAAAGTAAAGTTCGCCAAACCAATCGTTCGCTCATCACATCAATCGTTCGTTcatcaaattgtattttttcatcattttattcgTTGTTCGTGTGGGTTGTGTCATACATATTGTGAATAAGTATAGATTGTGTTTGTTATAATCTACGTGCAAAGTTTATCAATCCTCCTCGATCTTCAGTCCTTTGATAAGGGCAGCCAGCCCACCCACGCAAGACCCGCGTGATACAAtcaagtactatatctacattagatataatgtaatatactgattccttcccacagatcaaggtatctacatttcataacaatatcattattcctatatctacactagatataatgcaatatacggattccttcccacagatcaacgtacatttaataacaacatcattcatactatatctaccttgggtataatgtaatatactgatcccttcccacagatcaatgtacatataatagcaaaatcgttattactatatctacattaggtataatgtaacatactgatccctgcccacacatcaaggtacctaactttaataacaatatcattagtactatatctacattagatataatgtgatatactgattccttcccacagatcaaggtatctgc
This region of Osmia lignaria lignaria isolate PbOS001 chromosome 10, iyOsmLign1, whole genome shotgun sequence genomic DNA includes:
- the LOC143305756 gene encoding uncharacterized protein LOC143305756 — protein: MSSLEELIQKQTQTMRSIERALANFKKLGQSKMTAATTQNRMAMLKEAFLQCQDLHAKIAANADPRTKTSASYFVEDQFSICEERYQEAQDFMAETLYKVSPSPDNSAPNGSFSNSMTSRPPATHLPRIHLPTFEGAFEEWESFRDRFTSMVINNDTLSNVDRLHFLCSSLKGDASRAVSHLPVTENNFEVAWQIITSRYDNKRRLVSTHLNTLFSLPSVSSETPSELRSLRDNINISIQMLRNLQRPTEAWSDIIVFLGSQKLDRASRKAWEFNLGDSTEFPTYEEFDTFLEKRIRALEALPTSKREKPNESDKVKHLKSKPLSINSTTTYKILCAVCKQNHLLYQCPTFLAKTPSERYNILKQQKRCVNCFSVKHAAVQCTSTHHCKECQQKHHTLLHFRTSNEARATPQGTSSNTSEEGVEISSNFAFKSPIHTRILLSTARVRVHSLAGRCVIARALLDQGSAATLISEHLAQSLRLERVRRTTQITGIGEIQSVARHVADILITPATKNEPAYSTTAIVMTALTRYVPSRNNSIATLSHLSGLKLADEDPMSSDPIDLIIGADIYGQLLLHEVRQGSACTPTAQHTTLG
- the LOC143305757 gene encoding uncharacterized protein LOC143305757, translating into MSSVNIHHISLLEALDQNLKRFWELEDLPGKVMLTPEEQKCESHFRETHTRTPEGRYVVRLPFKTDPPIELGESRLGALRSLRSQENRLHQNQTTYQEYCNFLSEYESLGHMREINQAHITSNNPTYYIPHHAVFRSTSATTRLRVVFNASRRTSNGKSLNDHLLSGPKLQKDLAAILGRWRQFQYVYTTDIAKMYRQILIDSRDRDFQRILWRNDQTDPVKEYQLLTVTYGTTSAPYLALRFLQQLNQDAGFNYPDASYVLNNQAYVDDFLFGGDSIQSLRHIRNQTIELLKRGGFSLRKWASNDSTLLSDIDPTDHGLALSKSLNATETVSVLGLIWNPALDSFSVPSSNSNQLRIYQTNNPVCDYKNFRSHGMDRPSCNINKDSHPKAMVSELRMGRSCPPGKPHKMAGILSATSGVRKYFDSPKNLK
- the LOC143305758 gene encoding uncharacterized protein LOC143305758; this encodes MLERFRRYSWTDSSITLTWVSQSPSRWKTFVANRVSKIQELIPNAHWHHVSTDDNPADCASRGISIEQLKTHRLWWCGPSWLREDQTAWPRSFPQSTPDAPLEERTHDVTCMAVQAITWDLAHRYSSWPKLLRVTAMIQIFIRKLRTRTEQKGFCTQTNPNLSIKSTPAILAPDDVRQAELLWLRQMQQEMFPEELKTLVSSRTVKKSSSIRTLAPYIDANGLIRAKERLAHSQLPGEAKTPIILRSHPLLTLIIEHTHRKLLHAGPQLTLACLRNQYWIVHSRTTVRAVLYKCVPCTRERATVPHELMGDLPAPRVNQVERAFIHTGVDYAGPIQVRTTPGREHKSTKAYIAVFICLTIKAIHIELVSDYSSSAFLAAYQRFVSRRGLPAAMYSDNGTTFQGANRELASAYHSAIQNSDLRNHLASSGVAWHFMPPNAPHFGGLWEAAVKSLKHHMKRTIGSYTLTFEELSTLLCRIEACLNSRPLAPMSECIDDCQALTPGHFLIGTPLVAPPEPSVLDLRDNRLSRWQLIQKLTEIFWKSWQNDYLHTLHQRPKWQIVKKLLKVGQLVLIRNPNRPPSKWELGRITACHPGEDGLVRVVTVKTARSEYKRPISRLCFLPIPINGETNNTT